In Edaphobacter aggregans, the sequence CAACTAAAACGATATAGGTAAGGCTTTTTAGATTAAATATGGTGCTGAAACGTTTGTCTACTGGGTTTCCGAGCACCACACTTTTTCGGCAGCCCGTTTTCGTCTCGGCGTGGGAATCGGTTTATTTTGCGAAGAGCTGGCTGATGTCCGCGAAGGCTTTGAATTCAAGGGCGTTTCCGGCCGGGTCGAGGAAGAACATGGTGGCCTGTTCGCCGACTTCGCCTTTGAAGCGGATGTAGGGCTCGATGATGAAGGTGATTCCTGCGTTGCGCAGGCGATCGGCAAGGGCCTCCCATGTCGCCATGGGGAGAACGACTCCGAAGTGGGGGACAGGGACATCGTGGCCGTCGACAGGGTTGTGGTGGGCGTCGGTTTTTGCGGAGAGCTTCAGGTGGGCGACGATCTGGTGACCGAAGAGGTCGAAGTCAATCCACTGGGCGGAGCTGCGGCCTTCGGGACAGCCTAGAGTCGTTCCGTAGAAGGCTCGGGCGGCATCGAGGTCGTCGACGGGGAAGGCGATGTGAAAGGGGGTGAAAGGCATTGCTTCAATCATACGATCATGGCCCGGGGCGCGTCGTTGTGACTTAGGTGTTGGCGGGAAGACGGACGACGAACTCGGTGTCACCGGGCATGGAGGTGAAGTGGATGGTGCCGCCGTACTGCTCGACGATGCGATGCACGATGCCGAGGCCGAGGCCGGTGCCTACGCCGACGGGTTTGGTGGTGTAGAAAGTGTCGAAGATCTGAGTTTGGCTTTCCAATGGGATGCCGCTGCCGTTGTCGCTGATGCGGATGCAGAGGTAGGTTTGATCTTTACCGGCAGAGAGCGTTTTCTCGGCCCACGTGCGAATGCTGATTCGTCCGCGCTGCGGGATAGCGTCTATTGCGTTGTCGAGGAGATTGGTCCAGATCTGATTTAGGCCGGAGCATTCGGAGTGGAGGAGGGGAAGGTCGGGGGTGAGGTCTTTTTCTAGGGTGACTTCTTTTTCGCGGAGTTTGTGGCCGAGGATAACGAGCGTGGCGTGGATGCTGTTGTTGATGTCGACACTTTGAAGCTTGCCCTTGCCCTCGTAGGCGTAGGATTTGACTGCCATTACGAGGTCGGAGACTCGACCGATGCTCTCTTCGATGGTGCCGACGAGTTGCATGCTGGATACGAGGGCATCGAGCCAGCTTAGAGCGTCGGAGAAGGTTTCGCCGGGGAATTGGGTGCGGGCGCACTCGAGTTGCGTGGAGTTGAGGCCGGCAGAGACTAGTGTGGGGGCCATCTTCCAGGCGTTGGGGAGATTGGCGGCTTCCATCCATTCGGCGAGGGCTTCTTCGGCGTCGCTCTGTTCGAGTGAGTTCATGACGGCTTGCGGCTTCGAGGAGAGCGCTCGCTCCTGCAGGTCGAACATGCACTCTTTCTGCTCGGCGGTCATGGCGGTTTTGCTGAATTTGGCGGAGAGCTCGTGCATGCGCATGAGATTTTCGCGGAGCTGGGAGGCGGCCCGACGAGCGGCGGCGCCGGGGTTGTTGAGTTCGTGCATCAAGCCCGCAGCGAGGGTGCCGAGGGAGGCCATTTTTTCCTGCTGGACGGTCGCGCCCTGAAGTTTGAGGAAGCGATTGGCCATGTTGCCGAGGATGGCTTTGCGGACGTCGGGGCAACTGGTCATAAGGTGCCAGAACTGCTCTTCGCCGAATTGCAGCAGGTGGCTTGGCGCGACTGCCTGCAGATTGGCGATGTTGGGGATGTTGGCGAGCAGAGGAACTTCGCCGAAGGCGCTGCCGGCTGGGATGTTGGCCAACGTGGCTTCGTTGCCGTCGGCGAGTTTCTGGACGAGACGGAGCTCGCCTTCGAGGAGGATCCAGAAGAAGTGAGCGGCCTCTCCCTGGCGCGCGATGATGTCGCCGGGGTGGATGTGGATCTCCTGGACTTCATCCAGACAGAGAAGCTCATCCTCTTTGAGCGAGGACAGGATGGGGACCGTGCGAAGCTTCTCGATCATGGCCTCGCTCATCTTCTCGGTGCGTTCATTCTGGACTGCCTGGGATTGGTCGCTCATCGCTGTTGTCGGGGTATGCCCTTTCAGAGTGTTGCAAGATATTGGTGCACGAATTGGATTGCGATGGAGCCCTCGCCTACCGCGGAGGCGCATCGTTTGACGGAGTTATAGCGGACGTCGCCGGCCACAAAGATACCGGGGACGCTGGTTTCGAGGAGATAGGGGTCGCGGTCGAGCTTCCATGCCCCGGGGGCCTTGGCTTTGAGATCGGGGCCGGCGAGCACGAAGCCCTTGCTGTCGCAGACGAGTTCCTTGGGGAGCCAGTCGGTCTTGGGTGCGGCACCGATGAAGATGAACAGGGAGGAGGTTGAACGCTCCTCCTGGCCGGTCGGGGTCTTCAGCGTCAACGTCTCAAGGTGGCTGTTGCCGTTCATCGCAGTGACCTCAGTGCAGGTCTCGACGACGATATTGGGGGTGGCGCCGATCTGGTCGATCAGGTACTTCGACATGCTCTTTTCGAGGGAGTCGCCGCGTATGAGCATATGGACCTTGGCTGCATAGCGAGCGAAGTGCATGGCTGCCTGCCCTGCGGAGTTGGCGCCTCCGACGATGTAGACGGTTTCGTTGGCGCAGGCCATGGCTTCGGTGAGTGCCGCGCCGTAGTAGACGCCGGCTCCGCTGAACTTGTCGGCTCCGGGAACGTCGAGCATGCAGTAGGCGACGCCAGTAGCGAGAAGGCACACGTGACAGGTAATCTCGCTGCCGTCCTTCATCTGGACGATCTGGTACTGGTTCTCAGAGCGGATGCAGGTTACGCGCTGAAGGAGGAACTCTGCACCGAGGCGGCTTGCCTGGAGGAAGGCGCGCTTGGCGAGCTCGTCGCCGCTGAGGCCGGAGGGGAAGCCGAGATAATTTTCGATCTTGGAGCTGGAGCCTGCCTGGCCTCCGGGAGCGTTGGGTTCGACGATGAGGGTGCGAAGGCCTTCCGAGGCTCCGTAGACGCCTGCAGCCAGACCTGCAGGACCGGCTCCGATCACAACGACGTCGTAGAACTTCTGCTGAGCCTGGGTGGGTATACCTACCTTATTCGCCAGCTCGGTGATGCTCGGCTGCACGAGAGCGGTGCCGTCACCGAAGAGGACGACCGGGAGTTTGGCGTCATCGATGCCCTTTTCTTTCAAAAGCGCGAGTGCGTCGGGATTCTGCTCCGGGTTCAGAGACTGGTAGGGAATGCGGTTTCGCGAGAGGAAGTCGCGGATTTCGTGGTCCATCGGGGACCAGCGGACGCCGATGACGCGGATGCCTTCGAAGGGGGGCTTGTAACCCTGCTTCCAAGCTTCGAGGAGGTCATCGAGGACGGGGTAGAGCTTTTCTTCGGGCGGGTCCCAGGGCTTGTTGAGGTAGTAGTGAATTTTGGCGGAGTTGATGGCGCGGATGGCCGCTTCGGTGTCGGCGTAAGCGGTCAGAAGGACTCGCTTGGCGTCGGGATAGATCGTCAGGGCATGCTGGAGAAAATCGACGCCGGTCATGCCGGGCATGCGCTGGTCCGATAGGAAGAGGGCAACGATGTCGTTGCGTTCCTTGAGTTGGCGGCAGATATCCAAAGCGGCGGCCCCGGAGGCGGCACGGACGATTCGGTAGTCCTGACCGTAGTTACGGCGCAGGTCCTGGACTACGGCTTCCAGTACGCTGATGTCGTCGTCGATTGCTAGGAGAATTGGCTTCGGCATACCCTAGTTATACTTCGGCTTGCAACTTTGAGACAGAACACACCGCATATGATTGGATTGTGCATGACGGTTTGAGGGTTCAGAAAACATATCGTGTTGATTACTAAGGCTCTGGCGGCCAATGCCAAGGTTGTCCGAATTGCAGACATTGTTGTTGAGGCGCCGCTATCCGCCGATGAGGGGATTGGCGGGGCAAACGATCCCGCGGCAGGAGATAAGATAGCTATGAATCGACTCATTCTCGCGGATAACCAGGCGATCTTCCGGGCTGGTGCGGCACGTGTTCTGGCATTGGAGGACGATATGCGTATCGTCGCTCAGTGCGAAGATTTGACGAAGCTTTCATCCTCTGTCGAGGGATTTCGAGGCGCGATTGTTCTGGTTGCCTCCAGTTTGCGTCCCGATTTGTCGAGGCTGGTAGCGCAGGCGCGTGGGCTTGGGAGCAAGGTCATTCTGATTACTGAGAACACCGAGCACGTTCCGGACGAGATTGGGACGCAGCTTGATGGCGTGGTTTGCAGGAGTGTCGCCGGGACGGATCTTGTGGATTCGGTACGTCGTGTCGCGCGTGGGCAGCGGTTTGTGCAGCGCGTGAATGTGACGACTATGCAGGCTACCGATAGCGTAGGAACGCGGGTACGTGACAGGCTGACGCCTAAGGAGATGCAGATTGTCGCGTTGATCGCTCAGGGGTGCAAGAACAAGGAGATCGCGCTGCAGCTCGGCACCAAGGAGCAGGTCATCAAGAATTATCTGCGGGGAATTTACGACAAGACAGGTGTCTCAGACCGGCTGGAACTGGCGCTGTTTACGATTCACCACCGTGTGCTGGCAGAGGCCGCGGCGAAGGCAGGGAATTTGATTCAGATGAAGACGGCATAGGGCGCTGGAACTATGAGATTGAGCTGGGCATCGTTTGCGAGAACGATGCCCAGCTCATTTCCTTACATGCCCATGAGGTCCGATTGTTTTTCTTGCGCCGGGCTGGCCATGCCGACTTTTTCTGCGATGCTCTTGGCTTGCGTGAAGAGGAGCAGGTAGTCGGGGCCGCCGGCCTTGGAGTCGGTACCGCTCATGTTGAAGCCTCCGAAGGGATGCGCGCCGACCATGGCTCCCGTGCACTTGCGGTTGAGGTAGAGGTTGCCGACGTGGAACTCCTCACGGGCGCGGTCGAGCTTCTCGCGAGAGCTGGAGTAGATGGCTCCGGTGAGGCCGTACTCGGTGTTGTTGGCGATGGCGAGCGCTTCGTCGAAGCTGGTGGACTTGATGACTGCGAGGACGGGGCCGAAGATCTCCTCCTGCGCGATGCGGGCGGTGGGGGCGACGTCGGCGATGACGGTTGGGGCGATGTAGTAGCCGCCATCAGGGGTCTCGATGGCATGGCCACCGTTGAGAAGACGGCCTTCGCTCTTGCCGATCTCGATGTAGCCCAGGACTTTTTTGTAGGAACGCTCGCTGATGACGGGGCCGGTGTAGACGTTCTCCGCAGGATCTCCGGTTTTGATGGTGGCTACGCGCGCCTGCAGACGGTCGCAGAAGATGTCGTAGATGGCCGCATCCACGATGGCGCGGGAGCAGGCGGAGCACTTCTGTCCATTGAAGCCGAATGCGCTGGCGACGACGCCTTCGATGGCTGCGTCCACGTCGCAGTCGCCGTCGACGATGATGGAGTCCTTGCCGCCCATCTCGAGGATGGTGCGCTTGATGAAAACCTGTCCGGGCTGCGTCTTTGCGGCGCGCTCGTGGATTTCGAGGCCGACGGCTTTGGAACCGGTGAAGGCGATGAAGCGGGTTTGCGGATGGGCTACGACTTCGCTGCCGAAGCCGGGACCTTCGCCGACGCAGAGGTTCACGACGCCATCGGGCAGACCGACTTCTTCGAGGAGGCTCATGAAGCGGGCAGCGATGGTGGGAGCATCGACGGAAGGCTTGAGGATGACGGTGTTGCCACAGACAATCGACGCGGCGGTCATGCCGGCCATGATTGCGAAGGGGAAGTTCCAGGGCGGAATGACTGCGCCGATGCCGAGGGGAATGTAGCGGAGCTGGTTGCGCTCGCCGGGGAATTGGATGGGCGTGGTGGCTTGGTCGAGGCGCAGGGCTTCGCGGCCGTAGAACTCGAGGAAGTCGATGGTCTCGCCTACGTCGGCGTCGGCCTCGGCCCAATTTTTGCCGACCTCAAGGGTGAGCCACGCGCAGAACTCGAACTTGCGTTCGCGGATCAGGTCGGCGGCGCGGAAGAGAAGGGCTGCTCGCTCGGCGAGGGGGGTGCGGCTCCAAGTGGCGAATGCAGCTTGGGCGGCTTGGATGGCTTCTTCGGCGTGCTCCGCCTCGGCGCGCTGGTGGATGCCGATCACCTGAGAGGGGCGGGCGGGATTTGTGGAGACGATTTTCTCTTTGGTCTTGAGGCGGCGGCCGCCGATGATCAGGTCGTACTCGTGGTTGAGGTGGCTCTCCACATCCAACAGAGCGGCCTGCATGGCCCGCTTGTTTTCGGGATCTGCGAAGTCGATGAAGGGCTCGTTGGTGAAGGGCGTCTGCGCGGTGCGCACGGGGATGGACGGAGTCAGTTCAAGAGTAGCCATAGCGTGTCGATTCTAGCGCGAGGCATGGGCTCTCGTCGCTTGGGTTTAGATGCAGTGAGCATGGTCCGGCGATTCGCGTCGGTACAACTAGCTTTGCGTGAGTTGCTCGGTAGCTTTCGACATCTTTGCTGTTCGCTCGAGCTTGTCCCAGTTGAATGGTTTACCGTCGATGGCGCGTTTCACGGTCTTGAACAGCACGACAGAGAAAACTTGCCGGTAGGTAAACCGCTGAATCCAGATGTGAACGAGCAGCCATGCGTCGCCCTTGCTGGCTGGGTGCTTTCGTTCTAGCGCGAAGGCCAGCGCGGATGCGGCGAAGTCGATCAGCAAGAAGGCCAGGAAGAAGGTTAACAACTTGTGGAAACTCTCGACGGAAGCGGCCTCGGGATGGAAGTGCTTGTCGATGAAGTAGTGCGCCACGCCGGCGACAAACATCAGATCGATGAGCGGCGAGACCAGCGGCAGAAGAATCTGGAAGATAAGGATGTTCGGCAGGGCAAAGAAGCCCATGGCGCGGTGCTTGCTGAAGGCTCCACGGTGCTTGAAGATCGCTTGCAAGATGCCGAAGGACCAGCGGAAGCGCTGCCGCATCAGGCCGTCTGCGTTGACGGGCGCCTCAGTAAATGCGAGGGCTTGGTCCTCGTAGATGACGGAGTAGCCCTGCTCCAGAAGGTTCATGGTCAAGTCGGCGTCCTCGGCGACGGTGTCGGGGTGGTAGCCTGCACCGACTTTAACGGCTGAGGTACGCCACGCACCGATTGCGCCGGGTACTACGGTTACGACGTCGAACAGGTCGAGCGCACGGCGTTCGAAGTTCTGGCTCGTGATGTATTCGAGTGCTTGCCAGCGTGTCCAGAGATTGACTCGGTTGCCTACCTTGGCGTTGCCAGCGACTGCGCCGATCTTCGGGTTGGCGAAGTGAGGCACAAGGCGTGCGATCGCATCGTGGGCAATGACGGTATCGGCATCGATGCCTACGTAGATCTCTTCGTCGAAGCGCTCGAGTGCGTAGTTCAGGGCCTCGGCTTTGCCGGCATTCGGCTTGGTCAGCACGGTCAGGCGGCCGGAGGCGATATCGGTTGGATAGGCATCGCGAGCGATTTCGTAAGTGTTGTCTTTGGAGCCGTCGTCGATAACGATGATGCGGATGTTCTTGTAGGTGGACATCATCACGGACCGGATGGTGCGGACGATGACCTTTTCTTCGTTGTAGGCAGGGATAAGGACGGCGACCCTGGGGGCGTACTCGGGCGTGGCGTAGTTCTTTCTCTTACGCACGCGATCGATGACGGCGCAGACGCCGATGATGATCAATCGGGCGCTCATCAGGATGTCGCCGACGAAGAAGACTCCGACGACGAAGTTATTGAAGAAGCCGAAGAGGAAGAAGGCGATGGAATCTGCCCGGGCCTGCCAGCGTTGCTGTGGTGTGAGCGGCGGCATGACTTCGGCGCGGGTCTTGCCCATCAACTGGGATACGGGGACGATTTCGTAGCCATGCGCGCGCAAAGCCCTAATCAGTTCGGGGAGAGCGGCAATTGTGGCAGAGCGGTCGCCGCCGCCGTCGTGCAACAGGATGATGGAGCCGCGGGTCCAGGGACGCTTGTCCATGTCGGCGATCTGCGCGAAGACGCTGTCGGTGATCTCTTTAGGCGACTTCCGTGGATTTTCATCCCAGTCGTTGGTGTCGATCTTGTTGCCGATGGTGATGTAGCCGAGGCCCTGGATGCGATCGACGGGAGCTGCCTGATCGTTTGTATCGGGCTCTTGATCGATTGAATAGGGCGGCCGGAAGTAGAGCGGCTGCACGCCTAATTTCGAAGCGAAAAGGCGCTCTGTGAGATTCAGCTGCAGGTCTGCCTGAGCGTTAGAGATGTCGCTGATGTCCGGATGGGTGAAGGTGTGGTTCCCGATCTCATGGCCTTCACGATAGACCCGTTGCATAACGCCGACATACTTCTCGGCTTCTTCGCCGATCATGAAGAAGGTGCCCTTGACGTTGTACTTCTTCAGGATGTCGAGGATGCGCGGTGTCCAGTCCGGATCGGGACCGTCGTCGAAGCTCAGCGCGACCTGCTTCGGGTGGTAGCCGTACTGCGTGACGGTGTACGAGAGTGGGTAGGAGTCCATCCACTCTTCCGTGATAGTGCGGTACTCTGCGGGCGCCGCGCCGTCGTCATCCATGGTTACGGTGCGCTGGCCGGCCTGAGGTTTACGCGTGATCCGGAGGATGTCACCCTCGCCCTCCGTATCGACGTCGTATCCCGGCTCTACTGTAGCGAGTGCTTTCACAGGGTCTGAATGAAGAGGCGAGTCCCAGATGTTCCAGAGGGAGTTGTCTTCCGATCCCAGGCGCCAGAGAGCGTAGGTTTGGATGCCAAGAGCGCGTGCCGCTCTCATTTGATTGAGTACGGTTACTGCGTCAAGGAACCACACCTGGTGACGCACGTGGGCATCTTCATCGTCGTACGCGAAGTGGGCATTGAGGGAGTCGTCGTCAAGGTCAACCTTTGAGTCGGAGTCATACGCAGCCTGCCAGGCCTCCTGGGTCGACATGTTCTGCGTGTTGAGCACCTTTTCAGGAGGAGACTTGTGCCCCTTCTTCACAGAGGGTGGGATCGCAAGTGTCCAGTCGTAACCGTAGCTGCCGATGGAGCAGATGATCTTCTCTTTCGGGACCGTCTTCAGAACGTTCTTTAGATTGTCGATGAACCAGGCTTGTGAGGCGATGGGGCCGGGGCCGCTATCGGTCTGGTGCTCGTCGTAGTTCATCAGCAGCAGGCCGTCGGAGTGGGCTGCCATATACGCAAGGTCCCAGTCGTCATCGCCTACGGGCGTGTTGATGTAGAGGCGCAGATTGCGGGGGTGAAAGTCGTTATAGAGCGCTGCGATCAGGGCTTTGTAGCCGGGCTGGGCAGCGGTTGGAATCTCCTCGAAGTCGAGAGACAGGCCGCGATAGGTTGGGTTTGCGGCGAGGAATGTGTCGATCTGCTTTACGAAGTTCGCTCGTGCGGAGTCGCTTTTGAGGAAGTCTCCGACCGAGGGCATGAAGACACTTTTGACCGGATCGTAATTGTTGACGAGGGGGAAGACTTCGGTGTTGCTCTGGTTGAGGGCGATGGTGCGCGCAACCTTGTTTTCGATGTCGACGGGATGGGAGCCGGAGGAGTCGACGACTGGGTAGGATCGGTTGTCGATGGTGTAGGAGGTCAGGGAGCCGTCGGGTGTGACGACGTGCAGCCACTCAGGGAAGAGGAGGTCGATCTGCTTGATGTGCTGCTTGAGTGAGGAGTAACTGGCGGCATCCCACTCGACGTAGTAGGCGGCGCGGAGGCCTTCACCGGAGTTCAGGGGGACGTCGGAGGGCTTGAGGTCGGTCTTGCGGTGGGCCGAACGGTGAAGCTTCTGACCGGCTTTGAGCAGCACCGGAGTGGTCAGCGTGCGATAGTTCCTCTTCTGCTTGTCGAGCGTCAACTCTGGCAGCGGCTTCATGCGCATCAAGCCAACGATGAAGATGGTTCCTAGAATAAGGCCGAGGAGCACGAGAACGTTCTGCATCAGACGCAGCCGTTTCCAGCGCTTGCGTTGGGGATCGAAGAAGACTTGTTTGGTCATTAGGGAAGGAGCCAGTCGCCGCGCGCAGACACTACTTTAAGTATAATATCGGCCCTCCCCATGGTCAAAGCAGTGGAGGGCATCCATTCTGTTGGACGTGGCGATTCGTTGATTGGCACAGTAATCATCCGCAGTATGATGATCCACATACATGTCCCGAAGACGACTGCAGATGGGAGTGTCCGTGACGGCGGCACTGGCGCTTGGGTTTGGCCTGCGTCTGTGGTTCATTGTGCACACGGCGCGAATTGCTGGAGATTCATTGATTTACGGTGATATTGCGAAGACGTGGATGCAGACGGGGGTGTATGGGTTCGGGGAGGCAGGTGGGGGGGCTTTACCTACACTGATCCGGCTGCCGGGGTATCCGATGTTCCTGGTGGTTTGCTTCCGGCTGTTCGGGGTGGAGCACTATACCGCGGTGATGTATGCCCAGGGCGTCGCGGACCTGGTGACTTGCCTGCTTGTGGGGGCGTTGGCTGGGAGGCTATTTGGCCGTCGGGCGGGGTTGGCGGCGCTCTGGCTGGCGGTGTTGTGTCCGTTTACGGCTAGCTATGTGGCTTATCCGCTGGCTGAGACGCTGACCCTGACCTGCGTGGCGCTGGCGTTCTATGGGCTGGAACGGTGGCGTGCGGCGGGGCTGGGCTTCAACCGGTGGCTTTGGGTGGTGGTGGCGGCGTTGGCTTACTCGGTGCTGCTAAGGCCGGAGCAGGGACTGCTTGCTGCGGCGGTTGTTCCGGCGATGCTTTGGCTGGTACTGCGGTCGCCTGCTCGGCGCGAGGGGGTGACTCGGGCGGCTGCTCCGGTGCTCGTGGCTGCGGCTTGTGTGGTGCTTCCGTTGCTGCCGTGGGCGGTGCGGAACTGGCGGGCGTTTCATGTGGTGCAGCCGTTGGCTCCGCGGTATGCGACTGATCCGGGCGAGCTGGTTCCACTGGGCTTTCAGCACTGGTTCAAGACGTGGGGGATCGAGTTTGCCTCGACCGAGGATGTGTACTGGAATTACGACGGTGCTGCGGTCGATCTGAACGACATTCCGACGAGGGCGTTTGATACCGACAATCAGTATGCGCGAACGGCGGCGCTGATTGAGGAGTACGACCGGACGGCCAGGGCAAACCAGGCTTTCGATGATCGGTTTGAGGAACTGGCGCAGGAGCGGGTTAAAAATGATCCGTTGCGTTACTACGTTGCGCTGCCGGTGGCCCGGGTGATGGATATGATCCTTCGACCGCGGGTGGAGATGTTCGAGATTGAGCTGGAGTGGTGGCGGTGGCGGGATCATCCGAAACAGACGATCTTTGCGGGTACTTATGCTGTGCTCAACCTTGGTTATTTTGTGTTGGCCGGCGTTGGGCTTTGGCGGTGGCGTCGGCGAGGGTGGGACGGGAATAAAGGGCTGGCGTTCTCGATGATCGGTTTTATTGTGCTGCGGACTTTGTTGCTGCTGACGCTCGATAACTCGGAGCCCCGGTATACGTTGGAGTTTTTTCCGGTGCTGATGGTCTGGGCTGGGGCTGTGTTTTCGGACTTCGGTTGAGTACTCACCCTCCTGTACTCTCGGTACTAAAGTATTCTATCTATTTGGGATAGGTCTGGACTTCGGTATGCCTTTCTTGGGATAAAGAAAAGCCCCAGTAGTTGGCCGGGCTTTCGCTTTTCTCGATGCTTAATCAAGGGTATCAGTTTGGAGGGAATAGATCGGCATAGATAAACTTCCCATTATCAATTGGATAGACAAGTTTTGAGCTTGACAGGGTTTTCCCTGCGCTTGAGGGGTAAAAAGGCATGGGAGGGGCCAAGGCTGAAGCCTTGGCTTACCTAGAAGCCTTGAGATTCCACCGCCCCCACCAAAATTGATTAGTGGCGGTCGATGGTTGGGTTTTTGCCGGGTTTGATGGCGTAGGGAGCGGTGTTGACTGGCTGGTTGTAGCGGATATGGGTGTAGGTGCTGGTGCGCACGTCTTCGGATGGGGTGAAGAGTTGTTGTTTGAGAGAGATGCCACGGCTGGTGTCGACCCAGATGATGATATGGGTGAACATGTTGCGGATGCTTTGGTTTTTGGAGACGAGGTCGAGTTTGGCGGTGGTAACCGTTTTTTCGCCGTCGTTGATGGGCTCGGTGCCTAGGTCGGAGATGGTCCAGGCTTTGGCGAGGTCGGTGCCGCTGCCTCCGAAGCCGAGGGTGAGGAGGCTTTCAGCCTGAGCCTGGTTATCTTTGGTCGAGATGAGGGTGAGGTGGTTGGTGCCGGGATCGTAGATTCGGAGGAGGCCGTCGCGGTACTCGAGGAAGCGGGCTGACGGGGGGACGAGTTTGGCTCCCATGATGGTCTGACCGCCTTCCCGTTTGAAGAAGATGCTGCCGGTCTGAGTGGTGGTCTCCTTGACGACGCGCTCGTAGAAGTCCCAGCGAAGGTCGGCTTCGGCTGAGCGGAATTTGGCCGCGCTCTCGTCGAGTTGGTGGAGGACCATGTCGAGGTTTCCGGGCTTGGGTTGGGCGGCGGCGGGCGAGATGATGACGGCGGAGAGGAGGAGGGAGGCGGCGATGCAGCGGATGGTCGTCATTGAGGAGAGCACTCCATGGGTTTTGGCAGGACTTCAATGGTGCAATAGTGGGCCTGTAGCAGCAGATCCCCTTTGGGGATGACAACAAGAAAAGCAACGGCAACTGCAAAGGCAAAGCTAACAGCAGATCCTCCGCTTCGCGAAGGATGACAACAAGGTGAAGCTAACGTAGGACCCAGGCGTTGTAGGCGATGATGTGCCCCTGGGCGTCGCGGACGGGTTCGTAGCGCTCGAGGGAGACTTCGCCAGAGATGGGCTCGATGACACGGAGGATGGCAGCTTTGCGCTCGGCGTCGGTCGAGGCTCCGCCCATGTCATCGGCGCGGATCTGGTACATGAAGCGGGCGCTCTCGCCTTCGGTCCCGGCTTCCTTGACGAGGACTTCGCTCGAACGGAGCGCTACGGTCTCGACGGGGCGGTCCTTGAAGTCGATTACGCGCGGGGCGAGGAACATGAAGACGAGGATGAGCGTCACCATGATGTCGTAATGGAAGCTGCCGCGTTCGTAGGTCCAGAAGAAGTAGCTTTTGAGAAGTTTGCCCATCAGTTTTTG encodes:
- a CDS encoding polysaccharide deacetylase family protein; translation: MTKQVFFDPQRKRWKRLRLMQNVLVLLGLILGTIFIVGLMRMKPLPELTLDKQKRNYRTLTTPVLLKAGQKLHRSAHRKTDLKPSDVPLNSGEGLRAAYYVEWDAASYSSLKQHIKQIDLLFPEWLHVVTPDGSLTSYTIDNRSYPVVDSSGSHPVDIENKVARTIALNQSNTEVFPLVNNYDPVKSVFMPSVGDFLKSDSARANFVKQIDTFLAANPTYRGLSLDFEEIPTAAQPGYKALIAALYNDFHPRNLRLYINTPVGDDDWDLAYMAAHSDGLLLMNYDEHQTDSGPGPIASQAWFIDNLKNVLKTVPKEKIICSIGSYGYDWTLAIPPSVKKGHKSPPEKVLNTQNMSTQEAWQAAYDSDSKVDLDDDSLNAHFAYDDEDAHVRHQVWFLDAVTVLNQMRAARALGIQTYALWRLGSEDNSLWNIWDSPLHSDPVKALATVEPGYDVDTEGEGDILRITRKPQAGQRTVTMDDDGAAPAEYRTITEEWMDSYPLSYTVTQYGYHPKQVALSFDDGPDPDWTPRILDILKKYNVKGTFFMIGEEAEKYVGVMQRVYREGHEIGNHTFTHPDISDISNAQADLQLNLTERLFASKLGVQPLYFRPPYSIDQEPDTNDQAAPVDRIQGLGYITIGNKIDTNDWDENPRKSPKEITDSVFAQIADMDKRPWTRGSIILLHDGGGDRSATIAALPELIRALRAHGYEIVPVSQLMGKTRAEVMPPLTPQQRWQARADSIAFFLFGFFNNFVVGVFFVGDILMSARLIIIGVCAVIDRVRKRKNYATPEYAPRVAVLIPAYNEEKVIVRTIRSVMMSTYKNIRIIVIDDGSKDNTYEIARDAYPTDIASGRLTVLTKPNAGKAEALNYALERFDEEIYVGIDADTVIAHDAIARLVPHFANPKIGAVAGNAKVGNRVNLWTRWQALEYITSQNFERRALDLFDVVTVVPGAIGAWRTSAVKVGAGYHPDTVAEDADLTMNLLEQGYSVIYEDQALAFTEAPVNADGLMRQRFRWSFGILQAIFKHRGAFSKHRAMGFFALPNILIFQILLPLVSPLIDLMFVAGVAHYFIDKHFHPEAASVESFHKLLTFFLAFLLIDFAASALAFALERKHPASKGDAWLLVHIWIQRFTYRQVFSVVLFKTVKRAIDGKPFNWDKLERTAKMSKATEQLTQS
- a CDS encoding ArnT family glycosyltransferase; the encoded protein is MSRRRLQMGVSVTAALALGFGLRLWFIVHTARIAGDSLIYGDIAKTWMQTGVYGFGEAGGGALPTLIRLPGYPMFLVVCFRLFGVEHYTAVMYAQGVADLVTCLLVGALAGRLFGRRAGLAALWLAVLCPFTASYVAYPLAETLTLTCVALAFYGLERWRAAGLGFNRWLWVVVAALAYSVLLRPEQGLLAAAVVPAMLWLVLRSPARREGVTRAAAPVLVAAACVVLPLLPWAVRNWRAFHVVQPLAPRYATDPGELVPLGFQHWFKTWGIEFASTEDVYWNYDGAAVDLNDIPTRAFDTDNQYARTAALIEEYDRTARANQAFDDRFEELAQERVKNDPLRYYVALPVARVMDMILRPRVEMFEIELEWWRWRDHPKQTIFAGTYAVLNLGYFVLAGVGLWRWRRRGWDGNKGLAFSMIGFIVLRTLLLLTLDNSEPRYTLEFFPVLMVWAGAVFSDFG
- a CDS encoding LolA family protein — translated: MTTIRCIAASLLLSAVIISPAAAQPKPGNLDMVLHQLDESAAKFRSAEADLRWDFYERVVKETTTQTGSIFFKREGGQTIMGAKLVPPSARFLEYRDGLLRIYDPGTNHLTLISTKDNQAQAESLLTLGFGGSGTDLAKAWTISDLGTEPINDGEKTVTTAKLDLVSKNQSIRNMFTHIIIWVDTSRGISLKQQLFTPSEDVRTSTYTHIRYNQPVNTAPYAIKPGKNPTIDRH